A region from the Benincasa hispida cultivar B227 chromosome 10, ASM972705v1, whole genome shotgun sequence genome encodes:
- the LOC120088205 gene encoding probable E3 ubiquitin-protein ligase ARI1 isoform X4: protein MDDCLSSDEDYYDSDRDSLHGIENEDSEIQWVPKAPATKVITKESLLAAQKEDMRRVMDLLSLREYHARTLLIHYRWDVEKLFAVLVEKGKSHLFATAGVSMIENRSNSSSEPSSMVMCDICMEEVHGNDATRVDCDHCFCNNCWTEHFIVKINEGQSRRIRCMAHKCNAICDEAVVRNLVSKRHPDLANKFDRFLLESYIEDNKRVKWCPSTPHCGNAIRVEDDEFCEVECSCGLQFCFSCLSEAHSPCSCLMWELWIKKCRDESETVNWITVHTKPCPKCHKPVEKNGGCNLVSCICGQAFCWLCGGATGREHTWSSISGHSCGRYKEESEQKAERAKRDLYRYMHYHNRYKAHTDSFKLESKLKESIQEKISISEERESMLRDFSWVNNGLSRLFRSRRVLSYSYPFAFYMFGDELFKDEMTEAEREIKQHLFEDQQQQLEANVEKLSKFLEEPFDQYTKDRVMEIRMQVINLSVITDTLCKKMYDCIENDLLGSLELGIHNIAPYKSKGIEKALELSACWNSKANTSDKYPPSDCGTSGGLSECERFY, encoded by the exons ATGGACGACTGTTTAAGCAGCGATGAGGACTATTATGACTCCGATCGAGACTCTCTTCATGGTATTGAGAACGAGGACTCTGAAATTCAGTGGGTTCCTAAAGCTCCCGCGACTAAG GTTATTACGAAGGAATCTCTCCTTGCGGCACAG AAGGAGGACATGCGTAGAGTGATGGACTTGCTATCGTTGAGGGAATACCATGCTCGGACCTTACTCATTCATTACCGATGGGATGTAGAGAAATTGTTTGCAGTACTTGTGGAGAAAGGGAAAAGTCATTTGTTTGCTACAGCTGGTGTTAGTATGATTGAGAATCGAAGTAATAGTTCCTCTGAGCCTTCTTCCATGGTGATGTGTGATATCTGCATGGAGGAAGTACATGGCAATGATGCAACGAGAGTGGATTGTGATCATTGCTTTTGTAATAACT GTTGGACTGAACATTTCATTGTGAAAATAAACGAGGGTCAAAGTCGGAGAATCAGATGCATGGCCCACAAATGTAATGCGATTTGCGATGAAGCTGTTGTTAGGAATTTAGTTAGTAAAAGGCATCCagatcttgctaataaatttgaTCGTTTTCTTCTTGAGTCATACATTGAGGATAACAAAAGAGTCAAGTGGTGTCCGAGTACTCCTCATTGTGGCAATGCTATACGCGTGGAGGATGATGAGTTTTGTGAAGTAGAATGTTCGTGTGGTCTTCAGTTTTGTTTCAGTTGCTTATCAGAAGCTCACTCACCGTGTTCATGTTTGATGTGGGAACTTTGGATTAAGAAGTGTCGAGATGAATCTGAAACTGTTAACTGGATTACAGTACATACAAAGCCCTGCCCAAAATGCCATAAGCCTGTCGAGAAGAATGGAGGTTGTAACCTCGTCAGCTGCATCTGTGGTCAGGCATTTTG TTGGCTGTGTGGTGGAGCCACGGGTCGGGAGCACACTTGGTCGAGTATTTCTGGTCATAGTTGTGGGCGTTACAAAGAAGAATCAGAACAGAAAGCTGAGCGAGCAAAACGGGATTTGTATAGGTATATGCACTATCATAATCGGTACAAAGCTCATACAGATTCTTTTAAGCTTGAAAGCAAATTGAAGGAATCTATACAAGAGAAGATCTCAATTTCGGAAGAGAGGGAATCCATGCTCAGAGATTTTAGTTGGGTAAACAATGGACTGTCTAGACTTTTCAGATCAAGGCGGGTTCTATCTTACTCTTACCCATTTGCATTCTATATGTTTGGGGATGAGCTATTCAAAGATGAGATGACTGAGGCGGAAAGAGAGATAAAGCAGCATCTATTTGAGGACCAGCAACAGCAACTTGAGGCAAATGTTGAGAAGCTCTCCAAGTTTTTGGAGGAGCCATTCGATCAATATACTAAAGATAGGGTAATGGAGATACGGATGCAAGTCATCAATTTATCGGTTATCACTGATACCCTCTGCAAGAAGAT GTATGACTGTATTGAGAATGATCTTCTGGGCTCTCTAGAACTGGGTATCCACAATATTGCTCCTTACAAGTCGAAGGGCATCGAGAAGGCACTGGAGCTTTCTGCTTGTTGGAACAGCAAAGCAAATACTTCAGACAAATATCCACCATCAGACTGTGGTACAAGTG GAGGATTGTCGGAATGCGAACGATTTTACTAG
- the LOC120088205 gene encoding probable E3 ubiquitin-protein ligase ARI1 isoform X3: MDDCLSSDEDYYDSDRDSLHGIENEDSEIQWVPKAPATKVITKESLLAAQKEDMRRVMDLLSLREYHARTLLIHYRWDVEKLFAVLVEKGKSHLFATAGVSMIENRSNSSSEPSSMVMCDICMEEVHGNDATRVDCDHCFCNNCWTEHFIVKINEGQSRRIRCMAHKCNAICDEAVVRNLVSKRHPDLANKFDRFLLESYIEDNKRVKWCPSTPHCGNAIRVEDDEFCEVECSCGLQFCFSCLSEAHSPCSCLMWELWIKKCRDESETVNWITVHTKPCPKCHKPVEKNGGCNLVSCICGQAFCWLCGGATGREHTWSSISGHSCGRYKEESEQKAERAKRDLYRYMHYHNRYKAHTDSFKLESKLKESIQEKISISEERESMLRDFSWVNNGLSRLFRSRRVLSYSYPFAFYMFGDELFKDEMTEAEREIKQHLFEDQQQQLEANVEKLSKFLEEPFDQYTKDRVMEIRMQVINLSVITDTLCKKMYDCIENDLLGSLELGIHNIAPYKSKGIEKALELSACWNSKANTSDKYPPSDCGTSGKVEDCRNAND, translated from the exons ATGGACGACTGTTTAAGCAGCGATGAGGACTATTATGACTCCGATCGAGACTCTCTTCATGGTATTGAGAACGAGGACTCTGAAATTCAGTGGGTTCCTAAAGCTCCCGCGACTAAG GTTATTACGAAGGAATCTCTCCTTGCGGCACAG AAGGAGGACATGCGTAGAGTGATGGACTTGCTATCGTTGAGGGAATACCATGCTCGGACCTTACTCATTCATTACCGATGGGATGTAGAGAAATTGTTTGCAGTACTTGTGGAGAAAGGGAAAAGTCATTTGTTTGCTACAGCTGGTGTTAGTATGATTGAGAATCGAAGTAATAGTTCCTCTGAGCCTTCTTCCATGGTGATGTGTGATATCTGCATGGAGGAAGTACATGGCAATGATGCAACGAGAGTGGATTGTGATCATTGCTTTTGTAATAACT GTTGGACTGAACATTTCATTGTGAAAATAAACGAGGGTCAAAGTCGGAGAATCAGATGCATGGCCCACAAATGTAATGCGATTTGCGATGAAGCTGTTGTTAGGAATTTAGTTAGTAAAAGGCATCCagatcttgctaataaatttgaTCGTTTTCTTCTTGAGTCATACATTGAGGATAACAAAAGAGTCAAGTGGTGTCCGAGTACTCCTCATTGTGGCAATGCTATACGCGTGGAGGATGATGAGTTTTGTGAAGTAGAATGTTCGTGTGGTCTTCAGTTTTGTTTCAGTTGCTTATCAGAAGCTCACTCACCGTGTTCATGTTTGATGTGGGAACTTTGGATTAAGAAGTGTCGAGATGAATCTGAAACTGTTAACTGGATTACAGTACATACAAAGCCCTGCCCAAAATGCCATAAGCCTGTCGAGAAGAATGGAGGTTGTAACCTCGTCAGCTGCATCTGTGGTCAGGCATTTTG TTGGCTGTGTGGTGGAGCCACGGGTCGGGAGCACACTTGGTCGAGTATTTCTGGTCATAGTTGTGGGCGTTACAAAGAAGAATCAGAACAGAAAGCTGAGCGAGCAAAACGGGATTTGTATAGGTATATGCACTATCATAATCGGTACAAAGCTCATACAGATTCTTTTAAGCTTGAAAGCAAATTGAAGGAATCTATACAAGAGAAGATCTCAATTTCGGAAGAGAGGGAATCCATGCTCAGAGATTTTAGTTGGGTAAACAATGGACTGTCTAGACTTTTCAGATCAAGGCGGGTTCTATCTTACTCTTACCCATTTGCATTCTATATGTTTGGGGATGAGCTATTCAAAGATGAGATGACTGAGGCGGAAAGAGAGATAAAGCAGCATCTATTTGAGGACCAGCAACAGCAACTTGAGGCAAATGTTGAGAAGCTCTCCAAGTTTTTGGAGGAGCCATTCGATCAATATACTAAAGATAGGGTAATGGAGATACGGATGCAAGTCATCAATTTATCGGTTATCACTGATACCCTCTGCAAGAAGAT GTATGACTGTATTGAGAATGATCTTCTGGGCTCTCTAGAACTGGGTATCCACAATATTGCTCCTTACAAGTCGAAGGGCATCGAGAAGGCACTGGAGCTTTCTGCTTGTTGGAACAGCAAAGCAAATACTTCAGACAAATATCCACCATCAGACTGTGGTACAAGTGGTAAAGTG GAGGATTGTCGGAATGCGAACGATTGA
- the LOC120088205 gene encoding probable E3 ubiquitin-protein ligase ARI2 isoform X1: MDDCLSSDEDYYDSDRDSLHGIENEDSEIQWVPKAPATKVITKESLLAAQKEDMRRVMDLLSLREYHARTLLIHYRWDVEKLFAVLVEKGKSHLFATAGVSMIENRSNSSSEPSSMVMCDICMEEVHGNDATRVDCDHCFCNNCWTEHFIVKINEGQSRRIRCMAHKCNAICDEAVVRNLVSKRHPDLANKFDRFLLESYIEDNKRVKWCPSTPHCGNAIRVEDDEFCEVECSCGLQFCFSCLSEAHSPCSCLMWELWIKKCRDESETVNWITVHTKPCPKCHKPVEKNGGCNLVSCICGQAFCWLCGGATGREHTWSSISGHSCGRYKEESEQKAERAKRDLYRYMHYHNRYKAHTDSFKLESKLKESIQEKISISEERESMLRDFSWVNNGLSRLFRSRRVLSYSYPFAFYMFGDELFKDEMTEAEREIKQHLFEDQQQQLEANVEKLSKFLEEPFDQYTKDRVMEIRMQVINLSVITDTLCKKMYDCIENDLLGSLELGIHNIAPYKSKGIEKALELSACWNSKANTSDKYPPSDCGTSGKVERGLSECERLTSLNSEENGCSSRKRARAEVVTGNFFDLNLPAEVVDRN, translated from the exons ATGGACGACTGTTTAAGCAGCGATGAGGACTATTATGACTCCGATCGAGACTCTCTTCATGGTATTGAGAACGAGGACTCTGAAATTCAGTGGGTTCCTAAAGCTCCCGCGACTAAG GTTATTACGAAGGAATCTCTCCTTGCGGCACAG AAGGAGGACATGCGTAGAGTGATGGACTTGCTATCGTTGAGGGAATACCATGCTCGGACCTTACTCATTCATTACCGATGGGATGTAGAGAAATTGTTTGCAGTACTTGTGGAGAAAGGGAAAAGTCATTTGTTTGCTACAGCTGGTGTTAGTATGATTGAGAATCGAAGTAATAGTTCCTCTGAGCCTTCTTCCATGGTGATGTGTGATATCTGCATGGAGGAAGTACATGGCAATGATGCAACGAGAGTGGATTGTGATCATTGCTTTTGTAATAACT GTTGGACTGAACATTTCATTGTGAAAATAAACGAGGGTCAAAGTCGGAGAATCAGATGCATGGCCCACAAATGTAATGCGATTTGCGATGAAGCTGTTGTTAGGAATTTAGTTAGTAAAAGGCATCCagatcttgctaataaatttgaTCGTTTTCTTCTTGAGTCATACATTGAGGATAACAAAAGAGTCAAGTGGTGTCCGAGTACTCCTCATTGTGGCAATGCTATACGCGTGGAGGATGATGAGTTTTGTGAAGTAGAATGTTCGTGTGGTCTTCAGTTTTGTTTCAGTTGCTTATCAGAAGCTCACTCACCGTGTTCATGTTTGATGTGGGAACTTTGGATTAAGAAGTGTCGAGATGAATCTGAAACTGTTAACTGGATTACAGTACATACAAAGCCCTGCCCAAAATGCCATAAGCCTGTCGAGAAGAATGGAGGTTGTAACCTCGTCAGCTGCATCTGTGGTCAGGCATTTTG TTGGCTGTGTGGTGGAGCCACGGGTCGGGAGCACACTTGGTCGAGTATTTCTGGTCATAGTTGTGGGCGTTACAAAGAAGAATCAGAACAGAAAGCTGAGCGAGCAAAACGGGATTTGTATAGGTATATGCACTATCATAATCGGTACAAAGCTCATACAGATTCTTTTAAGCTTGAAAGCAAATTGAAGGAATCTATACAAGAGAAGATCTCAATTTCGGAAGAGAGGGAATCCATGCTCAGAGATTTTAGTTGGGTAAACAATGGACTGTCTAGACTTTTCAGATCAAGGCGGGTTCTATCTTACTCTTACCCATTTGCATTCTATATGTTTGGGGATGAGCTATTCAAAGATGAGATGACTGAGGCGGAAAGAGAGATAAAGCAGCATCTATTTGAGGACCAGCAACAGCAACTTGAGGCAAATGTTGAGAAGCTCTCCAAGTTTTTGGAGGAGCCATTCGATCAATATACTAAAGATAGGGTAATGGAGATACGGATGCAAGTCATCAATTTATCGGTTATCACTGATACCCTCTGCAAGAAGAT GTATGACTGTATTGAGAATGATCTTCTGGGCTCTCTAGAACTGGGTATCCACAATATTGCTCCTTACAAGTCGAAGGGCATCGAGAAGGCACTGGAGCTTTCTGCTTGTTGGAACAGCAAAGCAAATACTTCAGACAAATATCCACCATCAGACTGTGGTACAAGTGGTAAAGTGGAGA GAGGATTGTCGGAATGCGAACGATTGACTAGCTTGAATTCCGAGGAGAATGGATGCTCTTCTAGGAAGCGTGCCAGAGCAGAAGTTGTTACTGGCAACTTTTTTGATCTTAACTTGCCTGCTGAGGTTGTTGATAGAAACTGA
- the LOC120088205 gene encoding probable E3 ubiquitin-protein ligase ARI2 isoform X2 — translation MDDCLSSDEDYYDSDRDSLHGIENEDSEIQWVPKAPATKVITKESLLAAQKEDMRRVMDLLSLREYHARTLLIHYRWDVEKLFAVLVEKGKSHLFATAGVSMIENRSNSSSEPSSMVMCDICMEEVHGNDATRVDCDHCFCNNCWTEHFIVKINEGQSRRIRCMAHKCNAICDEAVVRNLVSKRHPDLANKFDRFLLESYIEDNKRVKWCPSTPHCGNAIRVEDDEFCEVECSCGLQFCFSCLSEAHSPCSCLMWELWIKKCRDESETVNWITVHTKPCPKCHKPVEKNGGCNLVSCICGQAFCWLCGGATGREHTWSSISGHSCGRYKEESEQKAERAKRDLYRYMHYHNRYKAHTDSFKLESKLKESIQEKISISEERESMLRDFSWVNNGLSRLFRSRRVLSYSYPFAFYMFGDELFKDEMTEAEREIKQHLFEDQQQQLEANVEKLSKFLEEPFDQYTKDRVMEIRMQVINLSVITDTLCKKMYDCIENDLLGSLELGIHNIAPYKSKGIEKALELSACWNSKANTSDKYPPSDCGTSGGLSECERLTSLNSEENGCSSRKRARAEVVTGNFFDLNLPAEVVDRN, via the exons ATGGACGACTGTTTAAGCAGCGATGAGGACTATTATGACTCCGATCGAGACTCTCTTCATGGTATTGAGAACGAGGACTCTGAAATTCAGTGGGTTCCTAAAGCTCCCGCGACTAAG GTTATTACGAAGGAATCTCTCCTTGCGGCACAG AAGGAGGACATGCGTAGAGTGATGGACTTGCTATCGTTGAGGGAATACCATGCTCGGACCTTACTCATTCATTACCGATGGGATGTAGAGAAATTGTTTGCAGTACTTGTGGAGAAAGGGAAAAGTCATTTGTTTGCTACAGCTGGTGTTAGTATGATTGAGAATCGAAGTAATAGTTCCTCTGAGCCTTCTTCCATGGTGATGTGTGATATCTGCATGGAGGAAGTACATGGCAATGATGCAACGAGAGTGGATTGTGATCATTGCTTTTGTAATAACT GTTGGACTGAACATTTCATTGTGAAAATAAACGAGGGTCAAAGTCGGAGAATCAGATGCATGGCCCACAAATGTAATGCGATTTGCGATGAAGCTGTTGTTAGGAATTTAGTTAGTAAAAGGCATCCagatcttgctaataaatttgaTCGTTTTCTTCTTGAGTCATACATTGAGGATAACAAAAGAGTCAAGTGGTGTCCGAGTACTCCTCATTGTGGCAATGCTATACGCGTGGAGGATGATGAGTTTTGTGAAGTAGAATGTTCGTGTGGTCTTCAGTTTTGTTTCAGTTGCTTATCAGAAGCTCACTCACCGTGTTCATGTTTGATGTGGGAACTTTGGATTAAGAAGTGTCGAGATGAATCTGAAACTGTTAACTGGATTACAGTACATACAAAGCCCTGCCCAAAATGCCATAAGCCTGTCGAGAAGAATGGAGGTTGTAACCTCGTCAGCTGCATCTGTGGTCAGGCATTTTG TTGGCTGTGTGGTGGAGCCACGGGTCGGGAGCACACTTGGTCGAGTATTTCTGGTCATAGTTGTGGGCGTTACAAAGAAGAATCAGAACAGAAAGCTGAGCGAGCAAAACGGGATTTGTATAGGTATATGCACTATCATAATCGGTACAAAGCTCATACAGATTCTTTTAAGCTTGAAAGCAAATTGAAGGAATCTATACAAGAGAAGATCTCAATTTCGGAAGAGAGGGAATCCATGCTCAGAGATTTTAGTTGGGTAAACAATGGACTGTCTAGACTTTTCAGATCAAGGCGGGTTCTATCTTACTCTTACCCATTTGCATTCTATATGTTTGGGGATGAGCTATTCAAAGATGAGATGACTGAGGCGGAAAGAGAGATAAAGCAGCATCTATTTGAGGACCAGCAACAGCAACTTGAGGCAAATGTTGAGAAGCTCTCCAAGTTTTTGGAGGAGCCATTCGATCAATATACTAAAGATAGGGTAATGGAGATACGGATGCAAGTCATCAATTTATCGGTTATCACTGATACCCTCTGCAAGAAGAT GTATGACTGTATTGAGAATGATCTTCTGGGCTCTCTAGAACTGGGTATCCACAATATTGCTCCTTACAAGTCGAAGGGCATCGAGAAGGCACTGGAGCTTTCTGCTTGTTGGAACAGCAAAGCAAATACTTCAGACAAATATCCACCATCAGACTGTGGTACAAGTG GAGGATTGTCGGAATGCGAACGATTGACTAGCTTGAATTCCGAGGAGAATGGATGCTCTTCTAGGAAGCGTGCCAGAGCAGAAGTTGTTACTGGCAACTTTTTTGATCTTAACTTGCCTGCTGAGGTTGTTGATAGAAACTGA